GGAGGCCCACTGGTTGTTCTCGCAGACGAAGAGCACCGGCAGCTTCCAGACCGAGGCCAGGTTGGCCGCCTCGTGGAAGGTCCCGCGGTTGGCGGCCCCGTCGCCGAAGAAGACCACCGAGACGCCCCTTCTGCCCTGCATCTGCAGCGCCAGCCCCGCCCCCACGGCGATGTTGTAGCCGCCGCCCACCACACCGTTGGCGCCGATCATCCCCACGCCGAAATCGGCGATGTGCATGGAGCCGCCCTTCCCCTTGCAGTATCCCGTGTTCTTGCCGAAGATCTCGGCCATCATGGGCTCCAGCTCCGCGCCCTTGGCGATGGTGTGGCCGTGGCCGCGGTGGGTGCTCTGGATGTAGTCCCCGCCGTCCAGATGAGCCATCACCCCGGCCGCCACGGCCTCCTCGCCGATGTAGAGATGGACGAATCCCGGGATCTCCCCGGCGAAGAAGAACTCCTCCACCTTTTCCTCAAAGCTCCGTATGGTCACCATCACCCGGTACAGCTCGCGCAGCGTCTCGGCGTCCCAGGCCTCCGGCGGCCGCGACGGCTCCCGCTTCTGCAGCTCCGACATGGCACCCTCCCCCTTTGTGCTTATGCTATGGGCATAAAAAAAGGCCGATGAACACCCTCTCA
This region of Synergistales bacterium genomic DNA includes:
- a CDS encoding thiamine pyrophosphate-dependent dehydrogenase E1 component subunit alpha, which gives rise to MSELQKREPSRPPEAWDAETLRELYRVMVTIRSFEEKVEEFFFAGEIPGFVHLYIGEEAVAAGVMAHLDGGDYIQSTHRGHGHTIAKGAELEPMMAEIFGKNTGYCKGKGGSMHIADFGVGMIGANGVVGGGYNIAVGAGLALQMQGRRGVSVVFFGDGAANRGTFHEAANLASVWKLPVLFVCENNQWASTTPYRTTTAVEDVAVRAAGYDMPGVVVDGNDVFAVYEAAGELTASIREGGGPALLECKTYRIKGHYVGDPEMYRTREEVREVFRRTDPLRIFADRVLAAGLMTAEEMDRAREESQAAVSRAVEYAERSPEPDPSELYEDLYV